From a region of the Cucumis sativus cultivar 9930 chromosome 6, Cucumber_9930_V3, whole genome shotgun sequence genome:
- the CAX6 gene encoding vacuolar cation/proton exchanger 5-like isoform X5 produces the protein MGSLGEKTILEFEDESLVSPVSLTRKNFSIEGSIHSSSLGGGSQKLSCSNMKNRVFGSIKIVVFSAKINLLMPFGPLAIIVSTLSGHHGWVFLLSLLGIIPLAERLGYATEQLACYTGATVGGLLNATFGNATELIISIYALRRGMIRVVQQSLLGSILSNMLLVLGCAFFAGGIVVSKREQVFSKAAATVNSGLLLMAVMGLLFPAVLRSTHTELHSGKSELALSRFSSGIMLVAYAAYLVFQLKSDKNLYLPVDEVDNEGSSDDEEAPEISMWESIVWLSILTIWISVLSEYLVNAIEGASVAMNIPVAFISVILLPIVGNAAEHAGAIMFAMKDKLDISLGVAIGSSTQISMFGIPFCVVIGWIMGCPMDLNFQLFETATLFITVIVVAFMLQDGTSNYLKGLMLILCYLIVAASFFVHIDPASVVLLLQMGNWKQNGSHSIN, from the exons ATGGGGTCGTTAGGCGAGAAAACTATACTGGAATTTGAAGATGAGAGCCTTGTTAGTCCAGTATCATTAACTAGAAAGAACTTTTCGATTGAGGGATCTATCCATAGTTCTTCATTGGGTGGTGGTTCGCAGAAACTTAGTTGCAGTAACATGAAGAACAGGGTATTTGGCAGCATTAAGATTGTCGTCTTCTCGGCTAAAATAAACCTTCTGATGCCTTTTGGCCCTCTAGCAATAATAGTCAGCACCTTGTCTGGTCACCAT GGTTGGGTCTTCCTCTTAAGCTTGTTGGGGATCATACCTCTTGCTGAGCGTTTGGGCTATGCAACTGA ACAACTGGCATGCTATACTGGAGCCACAG TTGGAGGTCTTCTGAATGCTACTTTTGGAAATGCCACAGAATTgataatatcaatatatgcatTGCGAAGAGGAATGATACGTGTTGTTCAACAGTCATTATTAGGTTCAATTTTGTCTAATATGTTATTAGTACTTGGATGTGCATTCTTTGCTGGTGGAATTGTGGTTTCTAAGAGAGAGCAGGTCTTTAGTAAG gCAGCTGCTACCGTGAATTCTGGATTGCTGTTAATGGCGGTAATGGGCCTTCTATTTCCTGCTGTCCTTCGTTCCACACACACAGAGTTGCACTCTGGAAAGTCAGAGCTGGCTCTTTCAAGATTTAGTAGCGGCATTATGTTGGTGGCATATGCTGCCTATCTTGTTTTTCAGTTGAAAAGTGATAAGAACTTATATCTCCCGGTTGATGAG GTGGATAATGAAGGGAGTTCTGATGATGAAGAAGCTCCTGAGATTTCTATGTGGGAATCAATTGTTTGGCTGTCTATATTGACCATATGGATCTCCGTCCTCTCCGAATACTTGGTTAATGCAATCGAG GGGGCGTCGGTTGCAATGAACATACCTGTAGCATTCATCAGTGTTATTCTGTTACCTATTGTTGGGAATGCTGCAGAGCATGCAGGTGCCATCATGTTTGCCATGAAAGATAAGCTT GACATTTCTTTGGGTGTCGCGATAGGATCATCGACACAGATATCTATGTTTGGG ATTCCCTTTTGTGTGGTCATTGGTTGGATCATGGGATGTCCTATggacttgaattttcaactttttgaaACCGCCACGCTTTTCATCACGGTCATCGTCGTGGCCTTCATGTTGCAG GATGGAACTTCAAATTACCTCAAAGGACTAATGCTTATTCTCTGCTACCTGATAGTAGCTGCAAGTTTCTTTGTACATATTGATCCAGCATCAGTTG TTCTCTTGCTACAAATGGGAAACTGGAAACAGAATGGAAGTCATTCGATCAACTAG
- the CAX6 gene encoding vacuolar cation/proton exchanger 5-like isoform X4, with translation MDGFRSNDNKQGVERHSRTEMGSLGEKTILEFEDESLVSPVSLTRKNFSIEGSIHSSSLGGGSQKLSCSNMKNRVFGSIKIVVFSAKINLLMPFGPLAIIVSTLSGHHGWVFLLSLLGIIPLAERLGYATEQLACYTGATVGGLLNATFGNATELIISIYALRRGMIRVVQQSLLGSILSNMLLVLGCAFFAGGIVVSKREQVFSKAAATVNSGLLLMAVMGLLFPAVLRSTHTELHSGKSELALSRFSSGIMLVAYAAYLVFQLKSDKNLYLPVDEVDNEGSSDDEEAPEISMWESIVWLSILTIWISVLSEYLVNAIEGASVAMNIPVAFISVILLPIVGNAAEHAGAIMFAMKDKLDISLGVAIGSSTQISMFGIPFCVVIGWIMGCPMDLNFQLFETATLFITVIVVAFMLQDGTSNYLKGLMLILCYLIVAASFFVHIDPASVVLLLQMGNWKQNGSHSIN, from the exons ATGGATGGATTTAGGAGTAACGACAACAAACAAGGCGTTGAAAGGCATTCCCGCACCGAG ATGGGGTCGTTAGGCGAGAAAACTATACTGGAATTTGAAGATGAGAGCCTTGTTAGTCCAGTATCATTAACTAGAAAGAACTTTTCGATTGAGGGATCTATCCATAGTTCTTCATTGGGTGGTGGTTCGCAGAAACTTAGTTGCAGTAACATGAAGAACAGGGTATTTGGCAGCATTAAGATTGTCGTCTTCTCGGCTAAAATAAACCTTCTGATGCCTTTTGGCCCTCTAGCAATAATAGTCAGCACCTTGTCTGGTCACCAT GGTTGGGTCTTCCTCTTAAGCTTGTTGGGGATCATACCTCTTGCTGAGCGTTTGGGCTATGCAACTGA ACAACTGGCATGCTATACTGGAGCCACAG TTGGAGGTCTTCTGAATGCTACTTTTGGAAATGCCACAGAATTgataatatcaatatatgcatTGCGAAGAGGAATGATACGTGTTGTTCAACAGTCATTATTAGGTTCAATTTTGTCTAATATGTTATTAGTACTTGGATGTGCATTCTTTGCTGGTGGAATTGTGGTTTCTAAGAGAGAGCAGGTCTTTAGTAAG gCAGCTGCTACCGTGAATTCTGGATTGCTGTTAATGGCGGTAATGGGCCTTCTATTTCCTGCTGTCCTTCGTTCCACACACACAGAGTTGCACTCTGGAAAGTCAGAGCTGGCTCTTTCAAGATTTAGTAGCGGCATTATGTTGGTGGCATATGCTGCCTATCTTGTTTTTCAGTTGAAAAGTGATAAGAACTTATATCTCCCGGTTGATGAG GTGGATAATGAAGGGAGTTCTGATGATGAAGAAGCTCCTGAGATTTCTATGTGGGAATCAATTGTTTGGCTGTCTATATTGACCATATGGATCTCCGTCCTCTCCGAATACTTGGTTAATGCAATCGAG GGGGCGTCGGTTGCAATGAACATACCTGTAGCATTCATCAGTGTTATTCTGTTACCTATTGTTGGGAATGCTGCAGAGCATGCAGGTGCCATCATGTTTGCCATGAAAGATAAGCTT GACATTTCTTTGGGTGTCGCGATAGGATCATCGACACAGATATCTATGTTTGGG ATTCCCTTTTGTGTGGTCATTGGTTGGATCATGGGATGTCCTATggacttgaattttcaactttttgaaACCGCCACGCTTTTCATCACGGTCATCGTCGTGGCCTTCATGTTGCAG GATGGAACTTCAAATTACCTCAAAGGACTAATGCTTATTCTCTGCTACCTGATAGTAGCTGCAAGTTTCTTTGTACATATTGATCCAGCATCAGTTG TTCTCTTGCTACAAATGGGAAACTGGAAACAGAATGGAAGTCATTCGATCAACTAG
- the CAX6 gene encoding vacuolar cation/proton exchanger 5-like isoform X3: MRCDVAVSNDNKQGVERHSRTEMGSLGEKTILEFEDESLVSPVSLTRKNFSIEGSIHSSSLGGGSQKLSCSNMKNRVFGSIKIVVFSAKINLLMPFGPLAIIVSTLSGHHGWVFLLSLLGIIPLAERLGYATEQLACYTGATVGGLLNATFGNATELIISIYALRRGMIRVVQQSLLGSILSNMLLVLGCAFFAGGIVVSKREQVFSKAAATVNSGLLLMAVMGLLFPAVLRSTHTELHSGKSELALSRFSSGIMLVAYAAYLVFQLKSDKNLYLPVDEVDNEGSSDDEEAPEISMWESIVWLSILTIWISVLSEYLVNAIEGASVAMNIPVAFISVILLPIVGNAAEHAGAIMFAMKDKLDISLGVAIGSSTQISMFGIPFCVVIGWIMGCPMDLNFQLFETATLFITVIVVAFMLQDGTSNYLKGLMLILCYLIVAASFFVHIDPASVVLLLQMGNWKQNGSHSIN; this comes from the exons ATGCGTTGCGATGTGGCCGT GAGTAACGACAACAAACAAGGCGTTGAAAGGCATTCCCGCACCGAG ATGGGGTCGTTAGGCGAGAAAACTATACTGGAATTTGAAGATGAGAGCCTTGTTAGTCCAGTATCATTAACTAGAAAGAACTTTTCGATTGAGGGATCTATCCATAGTTCTTCATTGGGTGGTGGTTCGCAGAAACTTAGTTGCAGTAACATGAAGAACAGGGTATTTGGCAGCATTAAGATTGTCGTCTTCTCGGCTAAAATAAACCTTCTGATGCCTTTTGGCCCTCTAGCAATAATAGTCAGCACCTTGTCTGGTCACCAT GGTTGGGTCTTCCTCTTAAGCTTGTTGGGGATCATACCTCTTGCTGAGCGTTTGGGCTATGCAACTGA ACAACTGGCATGCTATACTGGAGCCACAG TTGGAGGTCTTCTGAATGCTACTTTTGGAAATGCCACAGAATTgataatatcaatatatgcatTGCGAAGAGGAATGATACGTGTTGTTCAACAGTCATTATTAGGTTCAATTTTGTCTAATATGTTATTAGTACTTGGATGTGCATTCTTTGCTGGTGGAATTGTGGTTTCTAAGAGAGAGCAGGTCTTTAGTAAG gCAGCTGCTACCGTGAATTCTGGATTGCTGTTAATGGCGGTAATGGGCCTTCTATTTCCTGCTGTCCTTCGTTCCACACACACAGAGTTGCACTCTGGAAAGTCAGAGCTGGCTCTTTCAAGATTTAGTAGCGGCATTATGTTGGTGGCATATGCTGCCTATCTTGTTTTTCAGTTGAAAAGTGATAAGAACTTATATCTCCCGGTTGATGAG GTGGATAATGAAGGGAGTTCTGATGATGAAGAAGCTCCTGAGATTTCTATGTGGGAATCAATTGTTTGGCTGTCTATATTGACCATATGGATCTCCGTCCTCTCCGAATACTTGGTTAATGCAATCGAG GGGGCGTCGGTTGCAATGAACATACCTGTAGCATTCATCAGTGTTATTCTGTTACCTATTGTTGGGAATGCTGCAGAGCATGCAGGTGCCATCATGTTTGCCATGAAAGATAAGCTT GACATTTCTTTGGGTGTCGCGATAGGATCATCGACACAGATATCTATGTTTGGG ATTCCCTTTTGTGTGGTCATTGGTTGGATCATGGGATGTCCTATggacttgaattttcaactttttgaaACCGCCACGCTTTTCATCACGGTCATCGTCGTGGCCTTCATGTTGCAG GATGGAACTTCAAATTACCTCAAAGGACTAATGCTTATTCTCTGCTACCTGATAGTAGCTGCAAGTTTCTTTGTACATATTGATCCAGCATCAGTTG TTCTCTTGCTACAAATGGGAAACTGGAAACAGAATGGAAGTCATTCGATCAACTAG
- the CAX6 gene encoding vacuolar cation/proton exchanger 5-like isoform X2, with amino-acid sequence MRCDVAVNFALFSSIYSTLSRLRNHCFNPSLQRSNDNKQGVERHSRTEMGSLGEKTILEFEDESLVSPVSLTRKNFSIEGSIHSSSLGGGSQKLSCSNMKNRVFGSIKIVVFSAKINLLMPFGPLAIIVSTLSGHHGWVFLLSLLGIIPLAERLGYATEQLACYTGATVGGLLNATFGNATELIISIYALRRGMIRVVQQSLLGSILSNMLLVLGCAFFAGGIVVSKREQVFSKAAATVNSGLLLMAVMGLLFPAVLRSTHTELHSGKSELALSRFSSGIMLVAYAAYLVFQLKSDKNLYLPVDEVDNEGSSDDEEAPEISMWESIVWLSILTIWISVLSEYLVNAIEGASVAMNIPVAFISVILLPIVGNAAEHAGAIMFAMKDKLDISLGVAIGSSTQISMFGIPFCVVIGWIMGCPMDLNFQLFETATLFITVIVVAFMLQDGTSNYLKGLMLILCYLIVAASFFVHIDPASVGDKTRKPGV; translated from the exons ATGCGTTGCGATGTGGCCGT AAATTTTGCcttgttttcttcaatttattcaACTCTTTCAAGATTGAGGAACCATTGTTTCAACCCATCTCTCCAAAG GAGTAACGACAACAAACAAGGCGTTGAAAGGCATTCCCGCACCGAG ATGGGGTCGTTAGGCGAGAAAACTATACTGGAATTTGAAGATGAGAGCCTTGTTAGTCCAGTATCATTAACTAGAAAGAACTTTTCGATTGAGGGATCTATCCATAGTTCTTCATTGGGTGGTGGTTCGCAGAAACTTAGTTGCAGTAACATGAAGAACAGGGTATTTGGCAGCATTAAGATTGTCGTCTTCTCGGCTAAAATAAACCTTCTGATGCCTTTTGGCCCTCTAGCAATAATAGTCAGCACCTTGTCTGGTCACCAT GGTTGGGTCTTCCTCTTAAGCTTGTTGGGGATCATACCTCTTGCTGAGCGTTTGGGCTATGCAACTGA ACAACTGGCATGCTATACTGGAGCCACAG TTGGAGGTCTTCTGAATGCTACTTTTGGAAATGCCACAGAATTgataatatcaatatatgcatTGCGAAGAGGAATGATACGTGTTGTTCAACAGTCATTATTAGGTTCAATTTTGTCTAATATGTTATTAGTACTTGGATGTGCATTCTTTGCTGGTGGAATTGTGGTTTCTAAGAGAGAGCAGGTCTTTAGTAAG gCAGCTGCTACCGTGAATTCTGGATTGCTGTTAATGGCGGTAATGGGCCTTCTATTTCCTGCTGTCCTTCGTTCCACACACACAGAGTTGCACTCTGGAAAGTCAGAGCTGGCTCTTTCAAGATTTAGTAGCGGCATTATGTTGGTGGCATATGCTGCCTATCTTGTTTTTCAGTTGAAAAGTGATAAGAACTTATATCTCCCGGTTGATGAG GTGGATAATGAAGGGAGTTCTGATGATGAAGAAGCTCCTGAGATTTCTATGTGGGAATCAATTGTTTGGCTGTCTATATTGACCATATGGATCTCCGTCCTCTCCGAATACTTGGTTAATGCAATCGAG GGGGCGTCGGTTGCAATGAACATACCTGTAGCATTCATCAGTGTTATTCTGTTACCTATTGTTGGGAATGCTGCAGAGCATGCAGGTGCCATCATGTTTGCCATGAAAGATAAGCTT GACATTTCTTTGGGTGTCGCGATAGGATCATCGACACAGATATCTATGTTTGGG ATTCCCTTTTGTGTGGTCATTGGTTGGATCATGGGATGTCCTATggacttgaattttcaactttttgaaACCGCCACGCTTTTCATCACGGTCATCGTCGTGGCCTTCATGTTGCAG GATGGAACTTCAAATTACCTCAAAGGACTAATGCTTATTCTCTGCTACCTGATAGTAGCTGCAAGTTTCTTTGTACATATTGATCCAGCATCAGTTG GAGACAAGACCCGAAAACCTGGTGTATGA
- the CAX6 gene encoding vacuolar cation/proton exchanger 5-like isoform X1 encodes MRCDVAVNFALFSSIYSTLSRLRNHCFNPSLQRSNDNKQGVERHSRTEMGSLGEKTILEFEDESLVSPVSLTRKNFSIEGSIHSSSLGGGSQKLSCSNMKNRVFGSIKIVVFSAKINLLMPFGPLAIIVSTLSGHHGWVFLLSLLGIIPLAERLGYATEQLACYTGATVGGLLNATFGNATELIISIYALRRGMIRVVQQSLLGSILSNMLLVLGCAFFAGGIVVSKREQVFSKAAATVNSGLLLMAVMGLLFPAVLRSTHTELHSGKSELALSRFSSGIMLVAYAAYLVFQLKSDKNLYLPVDEVDNEGSSDDEEAPEISMWESIVWLSILTIWISVLSEYLVNAIEGASVAMNIPVAFISVILLPIVGNAAEHAGAIMFAMKDKLDISLGVAIGSSTQISMFGIPFCVVIGWIMGCPMDLNFQLFETATLFITVIVVAFMLQDGTSNYLKGLMLILCYLIVAASFFVHIDPASVVLLLQMGNWKQNGSHSIN; translated from the exons ATGCGTTGCGATGTGGCCGT AAATTTTGCcttgttttcttcaatttattcaACTCTTTCAAGATTGAGGAACCATTGTTTCAACCCATCTCTCCAAAG GAGTAACGACAACAAACAAGGCGTTGAAAGGCATTCCCGCACCGAG ATGGGGTCGTTAGGCGAGAAAACTATACTGGAATTTGAAGATGAGAGCCTTGTTAGTCCAGTATCATTAACTAGAAAGAACTTTTCGATTGAGGGATCTATCCATAGTTCTTCATTGGGTGGTGGTTCGCAGAAACTTAGTTGCAGTAACATGAAGAACAGGGTATTTGGCAGCATTAAGATTGTCGTCTTCTCGGCTAAAATAAACCTTCTGATGCCTTTTGGCCCTCTAGCAATAATAGTCAGCACCTTGTCTGGTCACCAT GGTTGGGTCTTCCTCTTAAGCTTGTTGGGGATCATACCTCTTGCTGAGCGTTTGGGCTATGCAACTGA ACAACTGGCATGCTATACTGGAGCCACAG TTGGAGGTCTTCTGAATGCTACTTTTGGAAATGCCACAGAATTgataatatcaatatatgcatTGCGAAGAGGAATGATACGTGTTGTTCAACAGTCATTATTAGGTTCAATTTTGTCTAATATGTTATTAGTACTTGGATGTGCATTCTTTGCTGGTGGAATTGTGGTTTCTAAGAGAGAGCAGGTCTTTAGTAAG gCAGCTGCTACCGTGAATTCTGGATTGCTGTTAATGGCGGTAATGGGCCTTCTATTTCCTGCTGTCCTTCGTTCCACACACACAGAGTTGCACTCTGGAAAGTCAGAGCTGGCTCTTTCAAGATTTAGTAGCGGCATTATGTTGGTGGCATATGCTGCCTATCTTGTTTTTCAGTTGAAAAGTGATAAGAACTTATATCTCCCGGTTGATGAG GTGGATAATGAAGGGAGTTCTGATGATGAAGAAGCTCCTGAGATTTCTATGTGGGAATCAATTGTTTGGCTGTCTATATTGACCATATGGATCTCCGTCCTCTCCGAATACTTGGTTAATGCAATCGAG GGGGCGTCGGTTGCAATGAACATACCTGTAGCATTCATCAGTGTTATTCTGTTACCTATTGTTGGGAATGCTGCAGAGCATGCAGGTGCCATCATGTTTGCCATGAAAGATAAGCTT GACATTTCTTTGGGTGTCGCGATAGGATCATCGACACAGATATCTATGTTTGGG ATTCCCTTTTGTGTGGTCATTGGTTGGATCATGGGATGTCCTATggacttgaattttcaactttttgaaACCGCCACGCTTTTCATCACGGTCATCGTCGTGGCCTTCATGTTGCAG GATGGAACTTCAAATTACCTCAAAGGACTAATGCTTATTCTCTGCTACCTGATAGTAGCTGCAAGTTTCTTTGTACATATTGATCCAGCATCAGTTG TTCTCTTGCTACAAATGGGAAACTGGAAACAGAATGGAAGTCATTCGATCAACTAG
- the CAX6 gene encoding vacuolar cation/proton exchanger 5-like, whose product MDGFRSNDNKQGVERHSRTEMGSLGEKTILEFEDESLVSPVSLTRKNFSIEGSIHSSSLGGGSQKLSCSNMKNRVFGSIKIVVFSAKINLLMPFGPLAIIVSTLSGHHGWVFLLSLLGIIPLAERLGYATEQLACYTGATVGGLLNATFGNATELIISIYALRRGMIRVVQQSLLGSILSNMLLVLGCAFFAGGIVVSKREQVFSKAAATVNSGLLLMAVMGLLFPAVLRSTHTELHSGKSELALSRFSSGIMLVAYAAYLVFQLKSDKNLYLPVDEVDNEGSSDDEEAPEISMWESIVWLSILTIWISVLSEYLVNAIEGASVAMNIPVAFISVILLPIVGNAAEHAGAIMFAMKDKLDISLGVAIGSSTQISMFGIPFCVVIGWIMGCPMDLNFQLFETATLFITVIVVAFMLQDGTSNYLKGLMLILCYLIVAASFFVHIDPASVVRVIRSSTQNAYHFGDKTE is encoded by the exons ATGGATGGATTTAGGAGTAACGACAACAAACAAGGCGTTGAAAGGCATTCCCGCACCGAG ATGGGGTCGTTAGGCGAGAAAACTATACTGGAATTTGAAGATGAGAGCCTTGTTAGTCCAGTATCATTAACTAGAAAGAACTTTTCGATTGAGGGATCTATCCATAGTTCTTCATTGGGTGGTGGTTCGCAGAAACTTAGTTGCAGTAACATGAAGAACAGGGTATTTGGCAGCATTAAGATTGTCGTCTTCTCGGCTAAAATAAACCTTCTGATGCCTTTTGGCCCTCTAGCAATAATAGTCAGCACCTTGTCTGGTCACCAT GGTTGGGTCTTCCTCTTAAGCTTGTTGGGGATCATACCTCTTGCTGAGCGTTTGGGCTATGCAACTGA ACAACTGGCATGCTATACTGGAGCCACAG TTGGAGGTCTTCTGAATGCTACTTTTGGAAATGCCACAGAATTgataatatcaatatatgcatTGCGAAGAGGAATGATACGTGTTGTTCAACAGTCATTATTAGGTTCAATTTTGTCTAATATGTTATTAGTACTTGGATGTGCATTCTTTGCTGGTGGAATTGTGGTTTCTAAGAGAGAGCAGGTCTTTAGTAAG gCAGCTGCTACCGTGAATTCTGGATTGCTGTTAATGGCGGTAATGGGCCTTCTATTTCCTGCTGTCCTTCGTTCCACACACACAGAGTTGCACTCTGGAAAGTCAGAGCTGGCTCTTTCAAGATTTAGTAGCGGCATTATGTTGGTGGCATATGCTGCCTATCTTGTTTTTCAGTTGAAAAGTGATAAGAACTTATATCTCCCGGTTGATGAG GTGGATAATGAAGGGAGTTCTGATGATGAAGAAGCTCCTGAGATTTCTATGTGGGAATCAATTGTTTGGCTGTCTATATTGACCATATGGATCTCCGTCCTCTCCGAATACTTGGTTAATGCAATCGAG GGGGCGTCGGTTGCAATGAACATACCTGTAGCATTCATCAGTGTTATTCTGTTACCTATTGTTGGGAATGCTGCAGAGCATGCAGGTGCCATCATGTTTGCCATGAAAGATAAGCTT GACATTTCTTTGGGTGTCGCGATAGGATCATCGACACAGATATCTATGTTTGGG ATTCCCTTTTGTGTGGTCATTGGTTGGATCATGGGATGTCCTATggacttgaattttcaactttttgaaACCGCCACGCTTTTCATCACGGTCATCGTCGTGGCCTTCATGTTGCAG GATGGAACTTCAAATTACCTCAAAGGACTAATGCTTATTCTCTGCTACCTGATAGTAGCTGCAAGTTTCTTTGTACATATTGATCCAGCATCAGTTG tGAGAGTGATCAGATCGTCGACTCAaaatgcttatcattttggggacaagaccgagtgA